A window of Bacteroidota bacterium genomic DNA:
CTGATAGCCGCACCAGTCCGTCTGTGATCCCAAGTCTTTTTCGTTGCTCCGGCGGCACCGAGCCATGCGTCATCGAGACGGGATGGCACACCAACGATTCGACACCACCAAGACTCTCGCCAAGCGTAAAGTAATGCAGCTCTTTCGTAAATACTTTTGCTTTCGCGAGGCTTCCAGTATTGATCGAAATCATCCCGCCAAAATCTTTCATTTGACGAAGTGCCAACTCGTGTTGCGGGTGTGTGGGCAGTCCCGGATAGTGGACTTTCACGATTCGCTTGTCACTGTGCAGCCGCTCCGCAATGATTTGCGCGTTGTTCGAATGCGCCCGCATACGCAGCGCAAGTGTCTTGACACTTCTCAGCATTAGCCATGAATCGAATGGCGAGGCAATTGCGCCATATGCGTTTTGGTAGAACTTGATCTTCTCCGCGTACGCATCCTTCGATGTCACCACTACTCCACCGATCACATCCGAGTGACCGCCAAGATATTTCGTTGCTGAATGCAGGACGATATCGATGCCGAAATCAAGCGGGTTTTGCAGGTAGGGCGACATGAATGTGTTATCGACCACACTCATCACTTTCGCCTTCTTCGCCACCTCTGCGACAGCCGCAAGATCGACCAAGTTCATCATCGGGTTGGTCGGCGTTTCGCAATAGATCAGACGAGTATTCTTCTTGATTGCACTGCTTACGTTTCCAGCTTGCCGCATATCAACGTAAGAACACTCCACGCCGAACTCTGCGAGCACTTTCGAAAAATACCGGTACGTCCCGCCATACATATCATCACCAGCAATCACATGGTCGCCGGGCCGCAGCATCGAAGTCGCCGCTGCAATGGCCGACATGCCGCTCGAAAATGCGAAGCCGTGCTTGCCATTTTCCAGCGCGGCGATACTCGTCTCCCATGCTTCACGCGTCG
This region includes:
- a CDS encoding PLP-dependent aspartate aminotransferase family protein, with amino-acid sequence MSGFSTKAIHAGQAPEQVTGAVTVPIFQSSTYAQHTLGDHVKYDYGRTINPTREAWETSIAALENGKHGFAFSSGMSAIAAATSMLRPGDHVIAGDDMYGGTYRYFSKVLAEFGVECSYVDMRQAGNVSSAIKKNTRLIYCETPTNPMMNLVDLAAVAEVAKKAKVMSVVDNTFMSPYLQNPLDFGIDIVLHSATKYLGGHSDVIGGVVVTSKDAYAEKIKFYQNAYGAIASPFDSWLMLRSVKTLALRMRAHSNNAQIIAERLHSDKRIVKVHYPGLPTHPQHELALRQMKDFGGMISINTGSLAKAKVFTKELHYFTLGESLGGVESLVCHPVSMTHGSVPPEQRKRLGITDGLVRLSVGVEDVEDLLEDIERGLNAL